Within the Heliangelus exortis chromosome 5, bHelExo1.hap1, whole genome shotgun sequence genome, the region TGGATTTTCTCTGCTGGTCTAATTTGAATTGTCATCATTTAATTCATGGTATTTGATAGCACtctgtgtattaaaaaatagTCATGATTTAAGCAGTGCAAAATACGGTGTTTCCATCCAAGTGAGTAGGGAGATAAGATACAAAAGGTTTGTAAATTAATGAATTTACATGTGGGATGTTGGAGGCACATGTTTTTGCTCATGAGCCACAAGATCAACCTCCCTTTCAAAGCTTTGTATAGAAATAGATAGATAAGAATATGTAAGTCTTAAAACTTCGAAATCTTGCTGAAAGGAAAGATTGTTACAAATCTGGtgtcacatttttttgttgACTCCTGCAGACAGACTCAGTGTAATGCAGCTCCCTGACCATCACTGGAAAACACGGGTCTAgaccctgctgtgctgctttggaATGGCTCCCTATTTCATTTCTGCAGGGTTTATGGATGCTGCTATGctgcaaaaagggaaaaggaggacaTTTAGCTAACAGAAACCACATGTCCCTGCATGTATAACTTCTTTATAGCTGTACCTATACAAATACATGTTGGcaaattcaaatattttctaaaatgtatttgaaCTGATGAGACTAAAATTTTTAGTTGCTTGATGTTAAATCATTCAAACAATGTGAAAAACAGTGAATATACTTTGAGAATAGAACAGTAGTTTAAAGAGGTTTTTAATGATGATAGACAGATGATTCATTTTCCTGCCTTATAAAGGTTGTTGATGTGAAGTAGTATGCAATGGCAGACATAACCAGGTTCCATGCCAGTTTGAAATTACATAtgatttttaattgttttcccCCCTATTTCTTTTGTAGAAATATTTGCTTATAAATTCTCCAAGAATATCCTGGGGATTGAAAATTAGTTGGCATAACTTAGCCATCATTTTTTAATCTGAGAGGCTTgctattttgccttttttaggCACCATTACATGAGTATtgatgcttttctttgcttttgatgagtttggttttttttaaacttgttcaGTTCCCAGGAGGGGTATGTTTGCATACTGGTATGGATCCATAAATGGTGTAGTAATTGCCTGGCAAAACATTGATGTCATGAACAGCATCTATTGTCTGGTCCATTcaaagtcaattttttttttctctgaagatcATTCTAGATGTTCCCAGACAGTgtatatattttgcttttttttgtgtgtgtgtttgggaaaaaaaaaaatcttactttcttcccttttcagtCTCACATTTTAGTGCACAagtgttttgctgctttgatacattttacatttttttccacaaatggACCTTACTGAGAACCTCACTACTCTGTTTTCATCAGGTTTGGCAGTATCCGTGAAATACAGCTATGTAAAGCCTTGAGAGAGCAGTTTGGACTCTAAAATTTAGTCTTTAGATATGTTGAAAGAATCTGTTTGATGCCAGTTAATAGGagagtttctttttaaatgatgCTAAGCTTCAACATCAAACAATCAGCTGCATTTTTTGTACAATAGCTTCATCAATATGAAGAGAATCGGTAAAAACCGGCACtatattttttaagagaaactAAATTTTCAGACACTGCACCCTTGTGTTCATACTGAAACTTCCTGAGACCAGGACATAGTTTACATTAAGCGTGTTTGTGTGTTTCATGCCTAGCAATTGAGTTGTGTTTGCTGTTATTATTTAGGTAAAAACAGATGACATAGCACGAATCTATCAGCCCAAGCGCTATGCACTATCTCCAAAGTCAACTGTCACATTAGCTCACCTTCTGGCTGCTCGAGAAGATTTGTCAAAGATCATAAGAACAAGCAGTGGATCAACCCGGGAAAATACAGTCTGTGCAATCAACAAGGTACCCTTTTATTTCTGGCATGGGATAAAAAGACATGGGAGTTTACAGACCTATCAAAAGTAATTCTGGAGTTAGACTCTgcttaatatatttaatttctttttgcaagATACCTGGTGCTTTAGGGAAGGAAGGTTTGCAGCATTCTGGTAAACATTGCAGCAACTTTCCTATCTTATTACACAGCTGCTCATGCAACAGGATGAAACAGTAGTCTAGATGAGAAGGAACAAGGGTGGGGGTCTGTGTGAGCGTGTGCActggtgtgtttgtgtgtctgtgtaaaAGACCTCTTGAATTCAGTGGAACTTCACACCTCAGGTTAAGGATACATATAAGTCTTTCTGGTATCAGTTCCTGAGCTACCTGTTGCCAGCATTGTGTTCAGTTCATAAACCAGCATCTTGCATTTATCAGTATATTACAGATTACAAAGGCTTTTAGTGGAAGTGTTACTGTGCtgcaaagtaaaataatttggtCTGGCTGCAGTAATAAATAAACATAGTACTGCTTTCTTGTGTATGGTAAAAGCTGGAGCTTGCAGGTAATGACGTTGATTTCACCATTCATCTCATGACAAAGCCTGTTTTTATTAGTCCTTTTTTTACAGATATTTCTAAAATTCTATGTCTCATTTAGATATTCTTTAATATGTTTTGATCTCAAAGATTCTGAAATTTCTTACGTATTGTAGGATCTCAGAGAATTTTTCTTGAGAGGTCAGTGGCTGGGACTGACCAGAGTATGTAAACATTCATCACACAGAGAATttaggaaataagaaaaagacaaaacttgCTTGGATACCTCTTCTTGAACTTAATGTTTTGTTTAACTTTGTCCAGTACAATCTCCCTTCTGGTACACTAATAGCCACCAAAGTGAAGatcccctttcttttccccttttcttgcaagtgctgctgcagcctgttACATATATTGTCCATTTCAGTCGTCCAGTGAGTGCCAGGAGTTTCTTAATGTAAGGCAAACTTGTTCCTTTTAGAGTTGCACATTGGTTTgccagtttgttttttctaggtTGATGAGGTTTGAAATTGAACTTTGAAATTTAAGTAGAAGAGCCACATCAGAAGGAGTTTTTTCTATCTGAATATATACTTGTATTAATTAATATGTAATGTATTAATATATATCACATGTAAGTAGTTTTCTTCCTAAAGATTTCACAAAAGTAATATGACCTAGCTCGCTGcagttatttcagtttttacagGTGGAAACTGGGATGATTTTCTGAATTCTGTTGTGTTGTGGCAAGTTATGAAGACTGGAAATAGGAATTCTGCTGTCAGACTGTCAAACTGTCACTGAGGGGACTATATTTTCTGTAAAGAGAATACATGGCAGCATGTATTAGGCAGCATGTCCACAGGGGAAGAACCCTGGGTCCTTTGAATTACTAAAACCAACCTATTTTTCCATGTAGGTTCTGATGGGGAGAGTACCTGACCGTGGGGGCAGACCAACAGAGATTGAACCACCTCCTCCCGAAATGCCTCCTTGGCAAAAAAGACAAGAAGGTGGTGGAAGAGGTGGCcggggaggtgggggtgggggaagaggCAACTGGgcaggtggaggaggaggaggaggagcaggaggaggagcaggtaGAGGAGGAGGTGCTAGGCCTGGAGGTGGGGGTTTCAGAGGTAGTGGAAGAGGTGGAGGTGGCTTCCAAGGTGGCAGGGGAGATTATAGTGGCAGGGCAGATTATGGTAGTAGGGGAGATTATGGTGGGAGGGAAGATTATGGTGGGAGGGGAGATTATGGTAGGAGGGCAGATTATGGTGGGAGGGAAGATTATGGTGGGAGGGGAGATTATGGTGGCAGAGGAGATTATGGTGGGAGGGAAGATTATGGTAGTTGGGGAGATTATGGTGGGAGGGGAGATTATGGTGGCAGGGAAGATTATGGTAGCAGAGGAGATTATGGTGGGAGGGAAGATTATGGTAGCAGGGGAGATTATGGTGGGAGGGGAAGTTATGGTGGCAGGGGAGATTATGGTAGCAGGGGAGGTTATGGTGGCAGGGGAGGCTATGGTGATCCATATGGTGGAAGAGGTGGGGGAGGATACCGAAGATACTGAAATACTGTAAATATTAACAGAGTAGCTGATAAAATACAGTGGTGGTGTTACTGGTATCTGGAATTTAGATATGTTAATTTGGATTTAGGTTAGAATTAAATATGACCGTATGAATCATTGCATTAGACCAACCATTGTCACTGAATTCTTTTAGTTAACAGAATTTTTATACTAAAATACAATTACTAAGGTCCGTGTTTTTCGtactgcttgtttttttaatatgttgttttatttaaaatgagcctaagaaaactgaataaaaccctttccaaaccaacaaaaaatacattatttaatgTTCAGGTCTCTCTAATTATTGTATGTTGCATGTCCACTCTTTGCTCCCAAATGCTgagtagaaaaaacaaaataggcCTAAGAACTGGACAGAAACACTTTTCAAAGACTCGAATACTGCCtgcaggatttttctctttaccTGGTTTTCATGTGGGGCATATAAATGAATTTTAATGTGAACATGTTAAAATGTGTTGAGGCTTTCGTCAAAACTAGTCAgttaaattttttattcttctacAAATTCACATGAAAGTAGCATTCTGAATTAATACTCTACAGAAACTAATAAAGTCAGATTGTTTATTGTGTTCATTAATAAATCAGAGACTATTTGAAGATCAGAGTGTGTACTGTAAACTCAGAATCATGGTGAGTTTTGGTAGTGTCAATTTTCATTTTAcctattttccattttattgctgttttgtattttaagatCAGATTGGTCAGGAAATTTCTGAAGCCATCATGTCTGGTGAGAGTTCTTTCAATACATAAAGTTTGAATAAGCTGACCTTACTGAGAGAGAACATAAATCACCAACTGTGCAGCAAGTGAGACATCTCATAGAGCAGATACCCTTCCTCAGTTATTTATCTCTGTCATACTCTGCCAACCAGTTGTCCTGATAAGCTAAAAGAAACTGTCTTGTTATGGTATGGGTGGCTTCTGCTTCACAGACAGGGTTACTCTAGGACTAAGCTTTCATAGACTTATGGTTGTAAGTAGATGTAGACAAGAATTATATTTAGAGCTGTCAGTTACAGAAGATGGTTTCTGTTGTCCAGCATCCTTTAAGTCTATCTGTAAGGCCACTCCTGAGTACAGAGGCAGGACAGAGAGATGTGTATACTCAGTGACAGCATTTATCATGGTCAGGTTATTAGATTGGGAAGGCATCTGATGAACCTGGGGGGTGTCTTGATTGCATAGCACAGAACCCTTGAAGCACTGTAATTCAGTATGTAGCTATAGGCTTGACTGCAGATGGAACTTCaggatttggttttatttgagTTCTTTCTGCACGATTGTCCTATTGCTGCTGTATTTGTTATGttctaaaatttttattttacattcagGAACACGTGCATCTTGTCCTGTTTCAGAGGCAGCTTTACACATGAATGTAAAGCTCCCttcaaaatcaaattattaTCTCTTTCAAAAGCCTGTGTCAGAATTGGCAATTACCAACCTTCTCATTTGAAGTTTTAATTGAGATAATCACTGAAAGTTTCTCTCTTGTTATTTCCTCTCTCATCAGTCTGCTTGAGAATGGTACTTGTGATATGCTAGATACCCCCTTACCATCAGTGGCCTAACAAAAAGGGGCAGGAGTTTTCCTTGTTTAAACAGCTTGGCTTGGATGTGAACTGAAATAATGGCTTAACTTCACCCAACTGCTACCAGTATagttccttttctgatttttttctacactCCATTCTGGACTGAGCTGTTGTGCACCCCTGCAGTCATTATGGAGAGACCCTCGTGGGTCACATGGGACCATAGTActggttttcttgcttttcagcttttttgtttggttggttttgggttttttttggctaatGCTCTGGAATAGCTCACAAATTGATGCAGAACAAGTGAGACTGCTGGCCTTGGAGGTGAAGTGTTGGTCAGCAAAGGAATGGAGTTTTTAGTAACCAGAGCCTTAATCTaaaattgtgttatttttttgctaCATGTAATTTCCAAATAGCAGTGAAGCATTTAGTTTCACCAAGGAACTAAGCTGGGAAAATCAAACATCTTATCTATGCAGAAAGATTTTGCCAGTCTGAAGATGTAAAGCTGCACTGGTTAAGTTGAACTGTTTTAACTGTGGTTGTGCCTTGGTGCTTTTACCATCGGTTTGTAGCAGGCAGGACAGTTCTGAACAAAGTAAACCAGCAAGGAAACCAGCTATGAGCCCACCCATGTGTAATTCTAACAGCTGAATTCTTTCAAAATTGTATTTCAACTATATTTATGTAGACCATATAAAAGATGGAAATTCAGATAGGTTGgagattacatttttttaatatggcctttttagtttttcttacTTCTGAAATGTGAAGCCAGTAGGTTGAGCACTGAATTAAGCACCACCACATTTCATAGAGGTGTTCTCTGTCCTCTGTACCagaatgtttgcttttaatttgtcAAAAGATGCAATAATACTGTGAAGGTAATTGATTTAAACCTCTTaaattttgtatgtttttcttggaaaaaagtattttcaaaaattcTGTTGTAAGTAAAAGATTTTCATACAGATGTTTGtgagcatttttctgtttattcacATTTAGTGAATATCTACTTGAGTATTGTTTTGTTCGagcaagcatttaaaaataggttGGGGATTGTTTTCAGGATTTGAGAGAGATGCTTGTGTTAACAGCCTGTAAACACTGAGGAATAAAGTACTGTATTTGAAGTTACTTGCATCAATTGTGTAGTGTGATTTACAATAGTGATGACACTAACTCTTGTTATAATGAAAAATAGCAGAGATATTTTGGCCAAAATGGACAACGCTGTACATCACAACGTAGGAAAATTTCGACAGGCAGGGCACATCACAAATAAATCCCTATTACATTGCCTGGGATTACTAAGGAATCATGGTGAAATGttatcataataaaaaaattacatcagtCTATCTGATTGTTACTTTTGTCTTTAGGTAAACTAAGGAAATATCCTCCAATTCCTTCTGcgtgttttgttttaaatttctgtaattatgcattaaaacacaacttttttATAGGTGTGAGACTGTAGAGCAGATTTTCCCCTATAAATGGGAATTTTGTTTGCAGTTGTTAGTCTGCACTCCTTCTCATCTTCCCTCACCTCCGTCAGATGATTTAAGGTAACGGAGTGAATGTTAATTACCCCATATGAAAACATATTTGAGGTAAGGTATTTTTTGAGATTTATTAAAAGCTGAAGAATAGCAAGTTTTTAGGGGGTTACAATACTGCCTGCACTAGCAGAGACAACAGAAGCCTTCTTTCAACTTGGATGTCATGCTGTAAAATCTTCTCAGAATTAGCATTTTAACAAATGTGAGAGATTGGGCTTTGTGATATTTGGAGTAGTGAGTACAGTGTCTCTACTGTCAGccaccaaaaccacacaaataCCCAGCTTCCAAATTTTCTGGGGCAATGTTCCAAAGCTCAGAGGTGAGCTTGGCACTTTGGTTCTAGGTTAATCCTGCAGAAGTGTCTCATCTGACAGTCATGGTAGGTGAATGGGGCTTGGTTAGAGTTCTTTGAGATTCAAACTCAGAGGCATGAAGtgtgattttaatatttttttctaatataaatattaaaccAAAATCTTACAATTTATATAAAATCTTTACAATCTGTACACTTTTTCAAGCTTTTCAAACAGcattaaaccaaaaaaatttcaagttgCCATAGAGATGAGTTTCAGCAATAGAAGATTGCTACTGTACCAAAGAACTATTTCCAAAAACATATATAAGCTACATTAAAGGCAGTTATATTTAATCTGAATATCAACAGTAGGCCTGCTTAGTTAATTGTGGTATTACTCACACTTAAGAAATAAACAGTAGTTGGGGTGAGGggtcacttgttttttttttttccttcctataGGTACAGGAAACacagctgaagcagaaaaaggaataaatcaGCCACGACAAGTTAAATTTCAGTATCAGTTTGCTAATGTGACTTTTAAACAGCTCTGACTACtttatttgtatctttttttccctagcatAAAGCAGGTTGAAGATTAAGACAGATGTGAGTAGGTTTTGTTCATTAGCTTTGTCAGTTTTAGCAGTATCCCTGTATTCAGTTTCTGCTATCAGTCATTCATGCAGCAAAAACAAAGTCACAAAAGAATACcaccatcaaaaaaaaaccacaaaaccccaaaaaacaagcacaaaaaacaccaaattGAAAGCTGTACAGGCCTTTGGGCAAACAGAGAACCTGAAGCTACTCTGAGAGCACTGAAATTCTCTAGGTATCAactgactttttaaaagcaggaagTTTTCAGCACACATGAAGCACCACGTACTTAATAGAGAAGATGTTCCTGCAAACAGATCACTTTTAAGTCATTCAGGTTGTTTGTAGGaacaagaaaacacagagaaacatTAAGTTAGCATTTAAGACTGTACAAATTTAAAACTGTACAAATCCATAGTCAATTTTGAGTGTTAAGTTCTCAACCTAGTAACACAGTAGCACTTGTGCCAGCTGCTGATGTtagagaattttctttttaaagcagagtTTGTTCGTTATTCCAACCCCTCAGTGTAGACAAAGTATATGCCTGCCTACACACAAGTTCTATTAGAATCCAGAGGTTAGGCCACAAGTGAGCAGTTACCTTAGCTGCACAAGATTTCTGAGTCTTAACTGCTCTTGTGGAGTATTTTCAGGATAGATGAAAATTTATCCAACTTctatccttttattttttagttgtTGCAGAAACAGGCATTTATCTGCTAAATGCCTATTAAAAATATGCCTTGCTGTAGTTCCCTGAatgaaggacaaaaataaagaagctCACAGAAAAGAGCAAATCAAGTTTGCAGACATGACCTGAAAGCTCTGCTTCACTGAACAAAGTGCAGTTCCATGTTAATTGTTAATAACTGAGGCTTAGTGtacaaggaaaaaatgctgcagtcTTCACAGCTGCTGGATTTTTGTCCTATGCTTTTTACTTATTTACAGTAAGGGAAATGAAAATCTAATACTACTGTTTCTCTCCATTTGTTTTTACCCATACATGGATATGCAAGCACAATCCTAGGTCAAAACAAGGATTTAGAATTGCTGAACTAGCAAATAGTTTCTTTAATCAAGCATGtaaatgctttatttataaTGACTGCAGTTTGTGGATGGAATGTACATTTAGACCATTCTGAACAGAGCACATATGCTATTGTAGTAAGTTGACAATTTCAATCTAAACCTGTACAAGTCCATTTTTCAGAGCATTAAGTAGgctttgtaaataaataaatacatcaaaGTCTTAAATTTCTGGCGTTTAAATGTGTGATGAGAAATCCAATAGATAATGCAAGCAAGCTTTATATAACTAAGAGTACAGACTCTCTTAAAAAGCaaataggattttaaaattGGCTATTCTGACAAGTTGTTTTTCAGTAACTTGAAAGCCTGTTTTGTTGTCTCAAAAACACGTACACAGTCTCGCTCTAAGAAAACTAAGTTACCTCCCTAGCACCTTTTACTATACAAAATTTACACACAGAAGAGCACACTCATCTTGACTCATTACCTTAAAGTGCATGTGAAATCTTGGAGACAGAAAATTGAGAAAACTTGTTCAAACCAAATATTAGGAGCTCTGGAATAAAGTATTTGTTGCACTGAGATTACTGAACAGTTCCTAACCCTCAAGTTCTACCTGACAATGATAATCCACTTTGACATGAGACAAAAATAATTACCCTTGTTCCATATTTACTGTCTGTGGACAGTTATCCTTT harbors:
- the FAM98B gene encoding protein FAM98B isoform X2; this encodes MKEWAGGPAMECDILDALEALGYTGPLLEEEALKKAAENGLSSPEFFELCVWLGSQIKSLSNMEESITLADVFLSTELQALKILQSKKVKNSHLEKHNEIYQEVQAICDALGLPNSSSTDIPRLLTSVEQKIKDILSKVQNNHVGKSLLTKPLNSDQVERLEKINDALRSEYECRRRMLMKRLDVTVQSFCWSDRAKVKTDDIARIYQPKRYALSPKSTVTLAHLLAAREDLSKIIRTSSGSTRENTVCAINKVLMGRVPDRGGRPTEIEPPPPEMPPWQKRQEGGGRGGRGGGGGGRGNWAGGGGGGGAGGGAGRGGGARPGGGGFRGSGRGGGGFQGGRGDYSGRADYGSRGDYGGREDYGGRGDYGRRADYGGREDYGGRGDYGGRGDYGGREDYGSWGDYGGRGDYGGREDYGSRGDYGGREDYGSRGDYGGRGSYGGRGDYGSRGGYGGRGGYGDPYGGRGGGGYRRY
- the FAM98B gene encoding protein FAM98B isoform X1; translation: MKEWAGGPAMECDILDALEALGYTGPLLEEEALKKAAENGLSSPEFFELCVWLGSQIKSLSNMEESITLADGDKDIESFQLEISGFLREMACPYSSLVSGDIKDRLKEKEDCLKLLLFLSTELQALKILQSKKVKNSHLEKHNEIYQEVQAICDALGLPNSSSTDIPRLLTSVEQKIKDILSKVQNNHVGKSLLTKPLNSDQVERLEKINDALRSEYECRRRMLMKRLDVTVQSFCWSDRAKVKTDDIARIYQPKRYALSPKSTVTLAHLLAAREDLSKIIRTSSGSTRENTVCAINKVLMGRVPDRGGRPTEIEPPPPEMPPWQKRQEGGGRGGRGGGGGGRGNWAGGGGGGGAGGGAGRGGGARPGGGGFRGSGRGGGGFQGGRGDYSGRADYGSRGDYGGREDYGGRGDYGRRADYGGREDYGGRGDYGGRGDYGGREDYGSWGDYGGRGDYGGREDYGSRGDYGGREDYGSRGDYGGRGSYGGRGDYGSRGGYGGRGGYGDPYGGRGGGGYRRY